In Paenibacillus algicola, a genomic segment contains:
- the atpA gene encoding F0F1 ATP synthase subunit alpha, which produces MSIRPEEISTLIKSQIEQYKSDIAVSEVGTVIQVSDGIARVYGLENAMSGELLEFQSGVFGLALNLEESNVGVVILGPFSDIKEGDQVKRTGRIMEVPVGEALLGRVVNPLGQPLDGKGPIEAAAYRPVESNAPGVIDRKSVHEPMQTGIKAIDAMVPIGRGQRELIIGDRQTGKTSIAIDTILNQKGNGVKCIYVAIGQKQSTVAQVVETLRRHGALEYTIIVTASASEPAPLQYIAPYAGCAMGEYFMFKGEHALIIYDDLSKQAAAYRELSLLLRRPPGREAYPGDVFYLHSRLLERAAKLSDELGGGSLTALPFIETQASDVSAYIPTNVISITDGQIFLESDLFYSGQRPAINVGISVSRVGGSAQIKAMKKVAGGLKLDLAQYRELQAFSQFGSDLDKSTLARLNRGARLMEILKQGVNQPLSVEQQVISLYTAVKGYLDEIQVADVRRFEKEFLAYVESNKPEIIQSITDTKDLTADNENALKSAIEQFKKGFAASA; this is translated from the coding sequence TTGAGTATCAGACCTGAAGAAATCAGTACTTTGATTAAAAGTCAAATTGAACAATACAAATCCGATATCGCTGTTTCTGAAGTGGGTACGGTAATTCAAGTTAGTGACGGTATCGCTCGCGTATACGGCCTTGAAAATGCCATGTCCGGTGAATTGCTGGAGTTCCAAAGCGGCGTATTCGGTTTGGCGCTCAACCTGGAAGAAAGCAACGTGGGTGTCGTTATCCTCGGTCCTTTCTCCGACATTAAGGAAGGCGATCAGGTTAAGCGTACGGGACGGATCATGGAGGTGCCTGTAGGTGAAGCACTTCTGGGACGTGTCGTAAACCCGCTGGGTCAGCCACTGGATGGCAAAGGCCCAATTGAAGCGGCTGCATATCGTCCGGTAGAAAGCAACGCTCCAGGCGTTATCGACCGTAAATCCGTTCATGAGCCGATGCAGACTGGAATTAAAGCGATCGACGCTATGGTTCCAATCGGCCGCGGTCAGCGCGAATTGATCATCGGTGACCGTCAAACAGGTAAAACCTCGATCGCGATTGACACGATCCTGAACCAGAAGGGCAATGGCGTGAAATGTATTTACGTCGCAATTGGTCAGAAGCAATCCACGGTTGCACAGGTTGTAGAAACACTGCGTCGTCATGGTGCACTGGAGTACACAATCATCGTGACCGCTTCCGCTTCCGAACCGGCTCCTCTGCAGTACATTGCTCCATACGCAGGCTGCGCTATGGGCGAGTACTTCATGTTCAAGGGTGAGCATGCCCTCATCATTTATGATGACCTGTCCAAGCAGGCAGCAGCTTACCGCGAACTGTCCTTGCTGCTTCGTCGTCCTCCGGGTCGGGAAGCATATCCGGGTGACGTTTTCTATCTGCATTCCCGTTTGCTGGAGCGTGCAGCGAAGCTGAGCGACGAGCTGGGCGGCGGTTCCCTGACGGCACTGCCATTCATCGAGACGCAGGCTTCTGACGTATCCGCGTACATTCCGACGAACGTGATTTCGATTACCGACGGACAGATCTTCTTGGAGTCTGACCTGTTCTACTCCGGTCAGCGCCCAGCGATCAACGTAGGTATTTCCGTATCCCGTGTCGGCGGCTCCGCGCAGATTAAAGCGATGAAGAAGGTTGCCGGCGGTCTGAAGCTGGATCTCGCACAATACCGCGAGCTTCAAGCGTTCTCTCAGTTCGGATCCGATCTGGACAAATCCACACTGGCTCGCCTGAATCGTGGTGCGAGACTGATGGAAATCCTGAAGCAGGGTGTAAACCAGCCGTTGTCTGTTGAACAGCAGGTCATCAGCTTGTACACAGCAGTGAAGGGTTACCTGGATGAAATTCAAGTTGCGGATGTTCGCCGCTTCGAGAAAGAATTCCTTGCCTATGTGGAAAGCAATAAGCCGGAAATCATTCAATCCATTACGGATACGAAGGATTTGACAGCGGATAACGAAAATGCGCTGAAGAGTGCCATCGAGCAGTTCAAGAAGGGCTTTGCTGCTTCGGCATAA
- a CDS encoding F0F1 ATP synthase subunit delta, with product MSQETVAAKRYARALFEVAAQQQKGLEVEEELRSVVQAIEGDTDIQKFISTPNVPQSVKMEVLSKALAGKVSAPVMNTMELLLNRGRAELISDLLDSYVKIQGDSLGMADAIVYSTYPLSEQEQNQVSAEFGQMAQKKIRVSNVVDESLLGGLKVVIGDKLYDGSLAGKLQRLEKSFRV from the coding sequence ATGAGCCAGGAAACTGTAGCAGCGAAGCGGTATGCGCGGGCGCTGTTCGAAGTGGCGGCTCAGCAGCAGAAGGGTCTGGAAGTGGAAGAGGAGCTTCGTTCGGTAGTCCAAGCCATTGAAGGCGATACCGACATTCAGAAGTTTATCTCCACTCCGAATGTGCCTCAGTCCGTGAAGATGGAAGTGCTTAGCAAGGCATTGGCAGGGAAAGTGTCAGCGCCGGTTATGAATACAATGGAGCTGCTCTTGAACCGTGGACGCGCAGAGCTGATCAGCGACCTGCTTGACAGCTATGTGAAGATTCAGGGAGACAGCCTGGGAATGGCGGATGCAATCGTGTATTCGACCTATCCCCTGAGCGAGCAGGAGCAGAATCAGGTGTCTGCCGAATTCGGACAGATGGCCCAGAAGAAGATTCGTGTTAGTAATGTAGTGGACGAGAGCCTGCTGGGAGGACTGAAGGTTGTAATCGGCGATAAGCTGTACGACGGCAGTCTGGCTGGCAAGCTGCAGCGTCTCGAGAAATCTTTCAGAGTTTAG
- the atpF gene encoding F0F1 ATP synthase subunit B has product MHILWENIAITIISFILLYVLLQKFAFSKLFAIMEQRRELVMGQMNEAAQTRQQAAQYVEDQKKALEQARKDAQEIIERSRQTSSKQAEQMLEQAKEEAVRLKTEAVRDIENEKNKAVEELRSELGTVSVKIASKLIQREVSNGKAQEELVDQYLKEVGGRP; this is encoded by the coding sequence ATGCATATTTTGTGGGAAAACATTGCAATTACGATAATTTCATTTATCTTGCTTTATGTTCTGCTTCAGAAGTTCGCATTCAGCAAGCTGTTTGCGATTATGGAGCAGCGCCGCGAGCTTGTCATGGGTCAAATGAATGAAGCAGCACAAACCCGCCAGCAGGCGGCTCAATATGTAGAAGATCAGAAGAAGGCACTGGAGCAGGCTCGTAAGGATGCTCAAGAAATTATTGAACGTTCCAGACAGACCAGCAGCAAGCAGGCTGAGCAAATGCTGGAGCAAGCGAAGGAAGAGGCTGTACGTCTGAAGACGGAAGCTGTTCGCGACATCGAGAATGAGAAGAACAAGGCTGTTGAAGAGCTGCGCAGCGAGCTGGGCACGGTATCCGTGAAGATCGCATCGAAGCTGATTCAACGTGAAGTGAGCAACGGCAAAGCCCAGGAAGAATTGGTAGACCAATACCTTAAAGAGGTAGGGGGCAGACCATGA
- the atpE gene encoding F0F1 ATP synthase subunit C, with product MEYLAAAIAVGLGALGAGLGNGMIVSRTVESIARQPEARGQLQTTMFIGVGIVEVIPLAATVIAFLIMFS from the coding sequence ATGGAATATTTGGCAGCAGCAATTGCAGTAGGTTTGGGCGCATTGGGCGCAGGCTTGGGTAACGGTATGATCGTAAGCAGAACGGTAGAGTCTATCGCTCGTCAGCCGGAAGCTCGCGGCCAGCTTCAAACAACGATGTTTATCGGCGTAGGTATCGTCGAGGTTATTCCTTTGGCGGCTACTGTAATCGCGTTCCTGATCATGTTTTCTTAA
- the atpB gene encoding F0F1 ATP synthase subunit A, protein MHDSPVIILGGLHIDLSAVLMLLVTCVVVFALVMLSVRNLSVENPSKLQNFMEWVVEFVQGIVASAMDLNKGRQYISLGLTLILFIFVANLLGLPFSVITDLPANFTVFGHVIEATKDLKPDYYAHVLWWKSPTADISVTAGLAIVVFILMNYLGLKLNRKHYLKHYIEPFPIFLPLNIVENLAKPIALSIRLYANIFAGEVLITVILKTGFYGIPFMAAWQGFSIFVGALQAFIFTILTMVYISQASIHEEH, encoded by the coding sequence ATGCATGATTCACCGGTTATTATTCTCGGCGGGCTACATATTGACTTGTCAGCGGTTCTGATGCTCCTGGTCACCTGCGTGGTGGTCTTTGCACTCGTGATGCTGTCTGTCCGTAATCTGTCTGTCGAAAACCCTTCCAAACTGCAAAACTTCATGGAATGGGTAGTAGAATTTGTGCAGGGCATCGTCGCTAGTGCAATGGACCTGAATAAGGGAAGGCAGTACATATCGCTCGGCCTGACTCTGATTTTGTTCATTTTTGTAGCGAACCTTCTGGGCTTGCCGTTCTCCGTCATTACAGATCTTCCAGCCAATTTCACTGTGTTTGGACACGTGATCGAGGCGACGAAGGATCTCAAGCCGGATTACTATGCACACGTTCTGTGGTGGAAATCGCCAACGGCTGACATCTCGGTTACCGCAGGTCTGGCCATCGTCGTTTTCATCTTGATGAACTACCTGGGATTGAAGCTGAACCGCAAGCATTACCTGAAGCACTACATCGAGCCGTTTCCAATCTTCCTGCCGCTCAACATTGTTGAGAACCTGGCAAAGCCTATCGCTTTGTCGATCCGGCTGTACGCAAACATTTTTGCAGGTGAGGTATTGATTACGGTTATTCTGAAGACAGGCTTCTACGGCATTCCGTTTATGGCGGCATGGCAGGGCTTCAGTATCTTTGTCGGCGCGCTGCAGGCGTTTATCTTTACCATCCTGACGATGGTGTACATCTCGCAGGCTTCGATTCACGAAGAGCATTAA
- a CDS encoding ATP synthase subunit I, translated as MNDLTSIVGAVTRISYLIMAALFLGWAVYPEFRPEFAGGILGMTAGLFNFRFLSLKVRQVAQMAVDNHDKRLSFGFITRLCIGVLIAAVAIKLEQVSLGAAVAGLFIPQMLTIPVSIVFSLRNNQ; from the coding sequence GTGAATGATCTGACATCCATTGTGGGCGCCGTGACGAGGATTTCCTATCTCATTATGGCAGCGCTGTTTCTGGGATGGGCTGTATATCCGGAATTTCGGCCAGAGTTTGCCGGAGGGATTCTGGGCATGACAGCAGGGCTGTTTAACTTTCGCTTCCTTTCCCTGAAGGTGCGGCAGGTGGCCCAAATGGCGGTCGACAACCATGACAAGCGGCTCAGCTTCGGCTTCATTACCCGCCTGTGCATCGGTGTGCTGATCGCAGCTGTGGCCATCAAGCTGGAGCAGGTATCATTGGGTGCGGCTGTCGCCGGTTTGTTCATCCCCCAGATGTTGACGATTCCTGTCAGCATTGTGTTCAGTTTGAGAAACAACCAATGA
- a CDS encoding AtpZ/AtpI family protein, with translation MKNPNSQDNPWMIALYLGGSGGLLAAYIVIGFFAGRWVMEWMDGPRYWLAIGTLTGLALGILNISLLIKKFLGAQRE, from the coding sequence ATGAAAAATCCGAACAGTCAAGATAACCCTTGGATGATTGCGCTTTATCTCGGCGGATCCGGCGGACTGCTGGCAGCCTACATCGTAATTGGTTTTTTTGCAGGAAGGTGGGTCATGGAATGGATGGACGGGCCTAGGTACTGGCTGGCCATTGGAACCTTGACCGGACTCGCTTTGGGGATTTTGAATATATCTCTTCTCATTAAAAAGTTTCTGGGGGCACAACGTGAATGA
- the wecB gene encoding non-hydrolyzing UDP-N-acetylglucosamine 2-epimerase → MSKIKVMTIFGVRPEAIKMAPLILELQRHPEHIESVVCVTAQHRQMLDQVLDVFGIVPDYDLNVMKDRQTLNEITVRVLEGLEPVLREAKPDIVLVHGDTLTTFLASYAAFLQKIQVGHVEAGLRTWNKLSPYPEEMNRQLTGVLADIHFAPTDLSAGNLRSENKNEDSIYVTGNTITDVFRYTVKPDYTHPMLDWAKGKRLILMTAHRRESQGEPHRNVFRAVKRIADEFEDVAIVYPVHPSPAVLEPAHEILGGHPRIRLIDPMDVVDFHNFYPHTHLILTDSGGLQEEAPSYGVPVLVLRDTTERPEGVEAGTLSLAGTHEQEVYEKTRSLLTDQDLYESMSKAANPYGDGQASERIVNAILHHFGVQSERPSEFHRMFTNR, encoded by the coding sequence ATGTCCAAAATTAAAGTGATGACGATCTTCGGCGTCCGGCCGGAGGCGATCAAAATGGCGCCGCTCATTCTGGAGCTTCAGCGCCATCCCGAGCACATTGAATCTGTGGTCTGCGTGACCGCGCAGCACCGCCAGATGCTTGATCAAGTGCTGGACGTATTCGGCATCGTGCCGGATTATGATCTGAATGTAATGAAGGACCGCCAGACGCTGAATGAAATTACGGTTCGCGTGCTGGAGGGGCTGGAGCCCGTGCTGCGCGAAGCGAAGCCGGACATTGTGCTCGTTCACGGCGACACGCTGACGACCTTCCTCGCCAGCTATGCGGCTTTTCTTCAGAAGATCCAGGTGGGCCATGTTGAAGCCGGTCTTCGAACATGGAACAAGCTTTCTCCGTATCCGGAGGAGATGAACCGCCAGCTGACCGGGGTGCTGGCTGATATTCATTTTGCGCCAACCGATCTGTCTGCGGGCAATTTGAGAAGCGAGAACAAGAATGAAGACTCGATCTATGTGACAGGCAACACCATTACCGATGTGTTCCGTTATACCGTGAAGCCGGATTATACCCACCCGATGCTGGACTGGGCCAAAGGCAAACGGCTGATTCTGATGACCGCCCACCGGCGGGAGTCGCAGGGGGAGCCGCATCGTAATGTGTTCCGCGCTGTGAAGCGGATTGCGGATGAGTTTGAGGACGTTGCGATCGTGTATCCTGTTCATCCCAGCCCTGCGGTGCTGGAGCCGGCTCATGAGATTCTGGGAGGCCATCCCCGCATCCGTCTGATCGATCCGATGGATGTGGTGGACTTCCACAATTTCTACCCGCACACCCACCTGATCCTGACGGATTCCGGCGGACTTCAGGAGGAGGCGCCTTCTTACGGCGTGCCCGTGCTGGTGCTTCGGGATACGACGGAGCGGCCGGAAGGCGTTGAAGCAGGGACGCTGTCGCTCGCCGGAACCCACGAGCAAGAGGTTTATGAGAAGACGCGCAGCCTGCTTACGGATCAGGATCTGTATGAGTCCATGAGCAAAGCCGCGAATCCGTATGGGGATGGACAAGCCTCGGAGCGGATCGTGAATGCGATTTTGCATCATTTTGGCGTGCAGAGCGAGCGTCCGTCGGAGTTTCACAGAATGTTCACAAACCGTTAA
- the upp gene encoding uracil phosphoribosyltransferase yields the protein MGKLVICDHPLIQHKLTFIRDKQTNTKDFRELVDEVATLMAYEITRNISLESIAVTTPVAQTEGKVISGRMLGLIPILRAGLGMLDGVVKLLPAAKVGHVGLFRDPETLQPVEYYTKLPTDVTERELIVIDPMLATGGSAIAAIDVLKKRGCTQIKMMNLVAAPEGVKAVHDAHPDVDIYVAALDEGLDDHGYIVPGLGDAGDRLYGTK from the coding sequence ATGGGAAAATTGGTGATTTGTGATCACCCTTTAATTCAACACAAACTAACTTTTATACGCGATAAGCAGACCAACACGAAGGATTTTCGGGAGCTGGTGGATGAGGTCGCTACCTTGATGGCGTATGAAATTACACGCAATATTTCATTGGAGTCCATTGCTGTAACGACACCGGTGGCGCAGACGGAGGGCAAGGTCATTTCCGGCCGCATGCTGGGGCTCATCCCGATTCTTCGCGCCGGGCTGGGGATGCTGGATGGCGTCGTGAAGCTGCTGCCGGCGGCGAAGGTCGGACATGTCGGCTTGTTCCGGGATCCGGAAACGCTGCAGCCGGTCGAATATTATACCAAGCTGCCAACCGATGTGACCGAGCGCGAGCTGATCGTGATCGATCCCATGCTGGCTACCGGCGGCTCGGCGATTGCGGCCATTGATGTGCTGAAGAAGCGCGGCTGCACACAGATCAAGATGATGAACCTGGTTGCCGCGCCGGAGGGCGTGAAGGCTGTGCATGATGCTCATCCGGATGTCGATATTTATGTAGCGGCGCTGGACGAGGGTCTGGATGATCACGGGTACATTGTGCCTGGCCTTGGCGATGCCGGTGACCGGCTGTACGGCACGAAGTAG
- the glyA gene encoding serine hydroxymethyltransferase, translated as MMEHLRKADPAVLEAMNLELSRQRSNIELIASENIVSEAVMEAMGSVLTNKYAEGLPGKRYYGGCERVDIVEDLARDRAKELFGADHANVQPHSGAQANMAVYLAVLKPGDTVLGMNLAHGGHLTHGSPVNASGLLYNFVAYGVQEDSFLIDYDEVRKAAFKHRPRLIVAGASAYPRIIDFEKMASIANDVGALFMVDMAHIAGLVAAGLHPSPVPHAHFVTTTTHKTLRGPRGGLILCKQPWATAIDKAVFPGSQGGPLMHVIASKAVAFGEALQPSFKEYCQQVVNNAKVLCETLIEEGLNIVSGGTDNHLMLLDTRNMDITGKDAEKVLDSIGITVNKNAIPFDPTSPFVTSGIRLGTPAVTSRGMDEAAMKTIGKVIAMTLRQPKDEENLAKAARMVAELTDQYPLYPEMKY; from the coding sequence ATGATGGAACATTTGCGCAAGGCCGACCCGGCTGTACTGGAAGCCATGAATCTGGAGCTTTCCCGCCAGCGCAGCAACATTGAGCTGATTGCATCAGAGAACATTGTCAGCGAGGCTGTTATGGAAGCTATGGGCTCCGTGCTGACGAACAAATACGCGGAAGGCCTGCCGGGCAAGCGCTACTACGGCGGCTGTGAGCGTGTAGATATTGTTGAGGATCTGGCGCGTGACCGTGCGAAGGAGCTGTTCGGAGCAGATCATGCGAATGTACAGCCTCACTCCGGCGCACAAGCGAACATGGCCGTTTACCTGGCTGTGCTGAAGCCTGGAGATACCGTACTGGGTATGAACCTTGCTCATGGCGGACATCTGACGCACGGCAGCCCTGTGAACGCTTCGGGCCTGCTGTACAACTTCGTTGCCTATGGCGTACAGGAAGACAGCTTCCTCATCGACTATGATGAAGTCCGCAAAGCGGCGTTCAAGCACCGCCCTCGCCTGATTGTAGCCGGCGCGAGTGCATACCCGCGGATCATTGATTTCGAAAAAATGGCTTCCATCGCAAACGACGTCGGCGCGCTCTTCATGGTAGACATGGCGCACATCGCCGGCCTTGTTGCAGCCGGTCTGCATCCGAGCCCGGTTCCGCATGCGCATTTTGTAACGACAACTACGCACAAGACACTGCGCGGACCTCGCGGCGGCTTGATTCTGTGCAAGCAGCCATGGGCGACGGCTATTGACAAGGCTGTGTTCCCTGGCTCCCAGGGCGGTCCTTTGATGCACGTCATTGCTTCCAAGGCGGTGGCTTTCGGTGAAGCGCTGCAGCCTTCCTTCAAGGAATACTGCCAGCAGGTGGTGAACAACGCGAAGGTGCTGTGCGAAACGCTGATTGAGGAAGGCCTGAACATTGTATCCGGCGGCACTGACAATCACCTGATGCTGCTCGATACCCGCAATATGGACATCACCGGCAAGGACGCGGAAAAAGTGCTCGACTCCATCGGCATCACGGTGAACAAGAACGCCATTCCGTTTGACCCGACATCTCCGTTTGTTACCAGCGGCATCCGGCTTGGTACGCCGGCAGTCACCTCCCGCGGCATGGACGAAGCTGCAATGAAGACGATCGGCAAGGTCATTGCCATGACACTTCGCCAGCCGAAGGACGAGGAGAATCTGGCGAAGGCCGCCCGTATGGTGGCTGAGCTGACGGACCAATACCCGCTGTATCCTGAAATGAAATACTAA
- a CDS encoding TIGR01440 family protein, translating to MEHGAEVRDMSLKEQTVQVLRELAEAAGLRSGKVLVVGTSTSEAAGRRIGTSGALDIAEQLLQGIQEVQQELGFDTVYQCCEHLNRALVMERKVLERLSLNEVAAIPVPKAGGSMAAAAYRSFRQPCLAEHVAADAGLDIGETLIGMHLKHVAVPFRPSRRSIGEARVTAAFTRPKLIGGERAVYRLENESGAGFCD from the coding sequence ATGGAGCATGGGGCAGAAGTGAGAGACATGAGCTTGAAGGAGCAGACGGTGCAGGTGTTGAGAGAGCTGGCGGAAGCAGCCGGTCTCAGGTCGGGCAAGGTGCTGGTGGTCGGCACAAGCACGAGTGAAGCGGCGGGCCGGCGGATCGGCACAAGCGGCGCCCTGGACATCGCGGAGCAGCTGCTTCAAGGCATTCAAGAGGTGCAGCAGGAGCTGGGCTTTGATACGGTTTATCAGTGCTGCGAGCATCTGAACCGCGCGCTGGTTATGGAGCGGAAGGTGCTGGAGCGGCTGTCCTTGAATGAGGTTGCAGCGATTCCCGTCCCTAAAGCCGGCGGCTCGATGGCCGCGGCCGCTTACCGCAGCTTCCGGCAGCCGTGCCTGGCGGAGCATGTCGCGGCAGATGCGGGGCTCGATATTGGCGAGACGCTGATTGGCATGCATTTGAAGCATGTCGCGGTGCCCTTCCGCCCTTCGCGCCGCAGCATCGGCGAGGCGAGAGTAACCGCGGCATTTACCCGCCCGAAGCTGATCGGCGGCGAACGCGCCGTGTACAGGCTGGAGAACGAGAGCGGAGCCGGTTTTTGTGATTGA
- the rpiB gene encoding ribose 5-phosphate isomerase B, translating into MRIALGTDHAGIRLKEEMIKVIQELGHEVEDLSCGCETSVDYPDYALPVCERVIAGEADRGILICGTGIGMSIAANKVPGIRCALTHDVFSAKATREHNDSNVLALGERVVGPGLAAEIVTAWLTTEFSQGERHIGRVSKIKAIEDRYLKA; encoded by the coding sequence ATGAGAATCGCATTGGGCACGGATCACGCCGGTATACGCTTGAAGGAAGAGATGATCAAGGTCATTCAGGAGCTGGGGCATGAGGTCGAGGATTTAAGCTGCGGCTGTGAGACGTCTGTGGATTATCCGGATTATGCTCTGCCCGTCTGCGAGCGGGTCATCGCCGGTGAAGCTGACCGGGGCATTCTGATTTGCGGAACGGGGATCGGCATGAGCATTGCAGCGAACAAGGTGCCGGGCATCCGCTGCGCGTTGACCCATGATGTATTCTCCGCCAAAGCGACGCGGGAGCATAACGACAGCAATGTGCTGGCACTGGGCGAGCGTGTCGTGGGGCCGGGGCTGGCTGCGGAGATCGTAACGGCCTGGCTGACTACGGAATTCAGCCAAGGTGAGCGCCACATCGGGCGTGTAAGCAAGATTAAGGCCATCGAGGATCGGTATCTGAAAGCCTAA
- a CDS encoding low molecular weight protein arginine phosphatase, which yields MTNILFLCTGNTCRSPMAEGMLRKLAAGRSMKLEVRSAGVAAVEGMPISRHAQAVLRDQSIEGEFTSKPLSRELVAWADLILTLTQSHKQFAISRFPEAADKVHTLKEFAGADEQVMQDLQELDRLYVSAELTRSLGGAQSSQERERLIELRQRIPSFDISDPYGGSLEDYEATAAEIRTALFRLLDKLEGEAR from the coding sequence GTGACTAATATTTTGTTTCTGTGCACAGGCAATACGTGCCGCAGCCCCATGGCAGAAGGCATGCTGCGCAAGCTGGCGGCCGGAAGGTCCATGAAGCTTGAGGTACGCTCTGCCGGGGTAGCTGCCGTGGAGGGCATGCCGATTTCGCGTCACGCCCAGGCGGTGCTGCGGGATCAGAGCATTGAGGGGGAATTCACCTCGAAGCCGCTCAGCCGGGAGCTGGTAGCATGGGCAGATTTGATTCTGACACTGACTCAGTCCCACAAGCAGTTCGCGATTTCCCGGTTTCCGGAGGCAGCAGACAAGGTGCACACGCTGAAGGAATTTGCCGGAGCGGATGAGCAGGTCATGCAGGATCTGCAGGAGCTGGACCGGCTCTATGTATCGGCAGAGCTGACCCGTTCGCTCGGGGGTGCCCAGTCCAGCCAGGAGCGGGAGCGCTTGATCGAGCTGCGCCAGCGGATTCCGAGCTTTGATATCTCGGATCCTTATGGCGGCTCGCTGGAGGACTATGAGGCGACGGCGGCCGAGATCCGGACCGCGCTGTTCCGCCTGCTGGACAAGCTGGAGGGAGAAGCGCGCTGA
- a CDS encoding manganese efflux pump MntP, translating into MLETSVQTGQLAAILMMAVALGLDAFSLGIGVGMKGVRLRHVLGIGLMTALFHMLMPLLGLIFGRYVGALLGEITGIAAGGLLVLLGGHMIWNSFQQGESRPVNHTTLLGMLLFSLSVSIDSFSVGVSLGMFNSHAALIVNAFGIVGGLMSICGLLLGRKAASRLGEYGELAGGAILLLFGLMFIF; encoded by the coding sequence ATGCTGGAGACATCTGTCCAGACCGGGCAGCTGGCCGCGATCTTGATGATGGCCGTGGCCCTGGGGCTGGATGCTTTTTCGCTGGGCATCGGAGTCGGCATGAAGGGGGTACGCCTTCGGCATGTTCTGGGCATCGGGCTCATGACGGCGCTGTTTCATATGCTGATGCCTCTGCTGGGGCTCATCTTCGGCCGATATGTCGGCGCTCTGCTGGGCGAGATTACGGGGATTGCAGCGGGAGGGCTGCTCGTGCTGCTGGGCGGACATATGATCTGGAACTCCTTTCAACAGGGGGAATCCCGTCCCGTGAACCATACGACCCTGCTGGGGATGCTTCTATTTTCCTTGAGCGTCAGCATCGACTCCTTCTCGGTCGGAGTCTCCCTGGGGATGTTCAACAGCCACGCGGCATTGATCGTCAATGCCTTCGGTATTGTCGGCGGGCTGATGTCCATCTGCGGCCTGCTGCTGGGACGGAAGGCGGCAAGCCGTCTGGGGGAATACGGCGAGCTGGCAGGGGGCGCGATTTTGCTTCTGTTTGGCTTGATGTTTATCTTTTGA